The Streptomyces sp. NBC_00597 DNA segment CACACCGCGCACGACGCGGATGTGATCGCGGTGGTCGAGGGCGGCCGGATCAGCGAACTGGGCTCGCACGACGAGCTGGTCGCGGCGGACGGCGCGTACGCGGCGCTGTGGCGCTCCTGGCACGGCTGACCCGGCCCCCGCACCGGTCGTCGTACGAGGCCCCGGTCCCCGCTGCTGCGGGGGACGGGGCCTCCGTCGTGCTGGACGCGCTAGATAAAGCCGAGGGCGGAGGCTCCGCCTATGCCGCCGAGCAGCATGAACACGGGCATGAGGACCTTGAGCTCGACCCAGCTGCCGGCCCGGAAGCGCATTCCCTTGGGCGGGCCGATGGGGTACCAGCGCTTTCCGGCGATCGGCAGGGGCCACAGGACGGGGCAGCCGGAGACGGTCAGTGCGTCGCCGATGTCGTGGACCAGGGCGCCGAGCAGGATCGGCAGGCCGAGCCAGAGGTACTCCTGGCCGGGTTCCGTGAACAGCCAGCCGGCGCCGTTGCCGGGCTGGTCGAGGACTCCGGCCAGGATCCAGGCGCTGGTGGCGCCGAGGAGCCAGACGAGGACGTCGCTGGACATCCGGGCGGCCCGCCACAGCAGGCCTTCGACGGCCAGGACCAGGTGGACGAAGAGCAGGACGAGTACGCCCCAGCGGTCGGTGGTGACCGCGAGCGCGGAGGAGCCCGCGCCGATCAGGACGGCCCACAGCCAGGTGTGCGTCAGGGTGCGGTGGCCGCCGGTGCGGCGGGCGTCCTTCGGGGCACGGGTGGCCTTGTAGACGGCGTACGAGATCTTGTCGACCACCTCGCACAGGCCCCGGGAGAGCGGGCCGAAGGCGCGCGAGATCGTCGCCGACTTGTGGTCCAGGTCGGGGGCGAGGGCTGCGCCGGCGCAGATGAGCGCGCCGACGACGAGGACCGGCCAGGGCATCGGGTGTCCGGCGGCCGCGGCCGCCGCTCCCACCCCCAGCCAGGCTGCCGCCCCGGACAGTGAGTGCGCCGGACCCATCATGGTCGTTCCCCGCCCCAGTCGTGTGGTGGTCGGGCCCCGTTGACGGTTTCGTTCGGGCCCGGTCAACGGCACAGCGTACCGTCGGTGATCTTCGATGCGTCCGCCGGTTCCCTCTTCCGGCAGGAAGCCAGGCAAGATGGGGGGTGTGACCCTCATTGATCAGCTCCCGCCGAACGCCGACCCCGACGCCCTCTTCGAGGCTTTCTCCTCGTGGGCCGAGGATCAGGGCATCACCCTGTACCCGGCTCAGGAGGAGGCGCTGATCGAGGTCGTCTCCGGGGCGAACGTGATCTTGTCCACCCCGACCGGCTCCGGCAAGAGCCTCGTCGCGGCGGGCGCGCACTTCACCGCCCTCGCCCAGGACAAGGTGACCTTCTACACCGCGCCGATCAAGGCGCTGGTGTCGGAGAAGTTCTTCGACCTGTGCAAGCTCTTCGGCACCGAGAACGTCGGCATGCTGACCGGCGACGCCTCCGTGAACGCCGATGCCCCAGTGATCTGCTGCACCGCCGAGGTGCTGGCCTCCATCGCCTTGCGCGACGGCAAGTACGCCGACATCGGCCAGGTCGTCATGGACGAGTTCCACTTCTACGCGGAACCGGACCGGGGCTGGGCCTGGCAGATCCCCCTGCTGGAGCTGCCGCAGGCGCAGTTCGTCCTGATGTCGGCGACCCTCGGCGACGTGAAGCGGTTCGAGGAGGACCTGACCCGCCGGACCGGCCGCCCGACCTCGGTGGTCCGCTCCGCGACGCGGCCCGTCCCTCTGTCGTACGAGTACGTCACGACGCCGATCACCGACACGATCACCGAGCTGCTGGAGACCCGGCAGGCCCCGGTGTACATCGTGCACTTCACTCAGGCCCAGGCCGTCGAGCGGGCACAGTCGCTGATGAGCATCAACATGTGCACCCGCGAGGAGAAGGACAAGATCGCCGACCTGATCGGCAACTTCCGCTTCACCACCAAGTTCGGCCAGAACCTCTCCCGCTATGTCCGGCACGGCATCGGTGTCCACCACGCCGGCATGCTGCCCAAGTACCGGCGGCTGGTCGAGAAGCTGGCCCAGGCCGGCCTGTTGAAGGTGATCTGCGGTACCGACACCCTCGGTGTCGGCGTCAACGTCCCCATCCGGACGGTGCTGTTCACCGCGCTCACCAAGTACGACGGCAGCCGGGTCCGCACCCTGCGCGCCCGCGAGTTCCACCAGATCGCCGGCCGCGCGGGCCGGGCCGGCTTCGACACGGCGGGTTACGTGGTCGCCCAGGCGCCCGAGCACGTGATCGAGAACGAGAAGGCCCTCGCGAAGGCCGGCGACGACCCGAAGAAGCGCCGCAAGGTGGTGCGCAAGAAGGCCCCCGAGGGCTTCGTCGCCTGGTCGGACACCACCTTCGAGAAGCTCATCGCCGCCGACCCGGAGCCGCTCACCTCGCGGTTCAAGGTCACCAACATCATGCTGCTGTCGGTCATCGCCCGACCGGGCGATGCGTTCCAGGCGATGCGCCACCTCCTTGAGGACAACCACGAGCCGCGCAAGGCCCAGCTGCGGCACATCCGCCGGGCCATCGCGATCTACCGCTCGCTGCTGGACGGAGGGGTGGTCGAGAAGCTCGACGCCCCGGACGCGGAGGGCCGCACCATCCGGCTCACCGTCGACCTCCAGCAGGACTTCGCGCTCAACCAGCCGCTGTCCACCTTCGCGCTGGCCTCCTTCGACCTGCTGGACCCGGAGTCCCCCTCCTACGCGCTGGACATGGTCTCCGTCGTGGAGTCCACGCTGGACGACCCGCGCCAGATCCTGGCCGCCCAGCAGAACAAGGAACGCGGCATCGCCGTGGGCGCGATGAAGGCCGACGGGGTCGAGTACGAGGAGCGGATGGAGCGCCTCCAGGACGTCACCTATCCCAAGCCGCTCGAAGAGCTCCTCTTCCACGCCTACGACGTGTACAGCAAGAGCCACCCGTGGGTCCGCGACCACCCGGTCTCCCCCAAGTCGATCATCCGCGACATGTACGAACGCGCGATGACCTTCACCGAGTTCACCTCCTTCTACGAGCTCGCCCGCACCGAGGGCATCGTGCTGCGCTATCTGGCGAGCGCGTACAAGGCGCTGGACCACACGATCCCCGACGACCTCAAGTCCGAGGACCTCCAGGACCTCATCGCCTGGCTGGGCGAGCTCGTCCGCCAGGTCGACTCCAGCCTGCTCGACGAGTGGGAGCAGCTGGCGAACCCGGAGGTGGAGACGGCGGAGCAGGCCCAGGAGAAGGCCGACCAGGTCAAGCCGGTCACGGCGAACGCCCGCGCCTTCCGCGTCCTGGTCCGCAACGCCATGTTCCGTCGGGTGGAGCTCGCCGCGCTGGACCACGTCGACCAGCTGGGCGAGCTGGACGGCGAGTCCGGCTGGGACGCCGACGCCTGGGGCGAAGCCATGGACGCGTACTGGGACGAGTACGACGACCTGGGCACCGGCCCCGACGCGCGCGGCCCGAAGCTGCTCCAGATCGAGGAGGACCCGGCGCACGGCCTGTGGCGCGTCCGCCAGACCTTCGCGGACCCCAACGGGGACCATGGCTGGGGCATCAGCGCCGAGGTCGACCTCGCCGCCTCCGACGAGGAGGGCCGTGCGATCATCCGGCTGACCTCGGTCGGTGAGCTCGGCGTGCTCTGACCTCCCCCGGACGCCGTCCGGGGGGATCCCCGACCTGCAAGCGACCGGCCCCGACAGTGGAGAACCCCTGATGACGAACCCTGCCGAGAGACTTGTCGATCTGCTCGACCTGGAGCAGATCGAGGTCAACATCTTCCGCGGCGCCAGCCCGCAGGAGTCCCTCCAGCGGGTCTTCGGCGGGCAGGTCGCCGGCCAGGCGCTGGTGGCCGCCGGCCGCACCACCGAGAGCGACCGCCCGGTCCACTCGCTCCACGCGTACTTCCTGCGCCCGGGCATCCCCGGGGTGCCGATCGTGTACCAGGTGGAGCGGGTGCGCGACGGGCGGTCCTTCACCACGCGCCGCGTCACCGCGGTCCAGCAGGGCAAGACGATCTTCAATCTCACCGCCTCCTTCCATCATCCGGAGGAGGGCAGCATCGAGCACCAGCTGCCTCCCCGCCTCGACTTTCCCCACCCGGACACGCTCCCGAAGGTCGCGGACGAGATCCGCGAGCACTTGGGCGCGCTGCCCGAGGCACTGGAACGGATGGCCCGCCGCCAGCCGTTCGACATCCGGTACACGGACCGGCTCCGCTGGACCCCCGAGGAGCTCAAGGACGCCGATCCGCGCAGTGCGGTGTGGATGCGCGCGGTCGGCCCGCTGGGCGACGACCCGCTGGTGCACACCTGCGCCCTCACCTACGCCAGTGACATGACCCTCCTCGACGCCGTGCGCATCCCCGTGGAGCCCCTGTGGGGCATGCGCGGTTTCGACATGGCCTCGCTGGACCACGCCATGTGGTTCCACCGGCCGTTCCGTGCGGACGAGTGGTTCCTGTACGACCAGGAGTCGCCGATCGCGCACGGCGGCCGGGGCCTGGCCCGTGGCCGCATCTACGACGTGGAGGGCAGGCTGCTGGTCTCCGTGGTCCAGGAAGGCCTCTTCCGCCCGTACGCCGAGAACGCGGCCAAGCCGGCCGTGTCCCCCCAGTAGTCCGTCCCGTCGACGAAGAGCTGAGCAC contains these protein-coding regions:
- a CDS encoding metal-dependent hydrolase, encoding MMGPAHSLSGAAAWLGVGAAAAAAGHPMPWPVLVVGALICAGAALAPDLDHKSATISRAFGPLSRGLCEVVDKISYAVYKATRAPKDARRTGGHRTLTHTWLWAVLIGAGSSALAVTTDRWGVLVLLFVHLVLAVEGLLWRAARMSSDVLVWLLGATSAWILAGVLDQPGNGAGWLFTEPGQEYLWLGLPILLGALVHDIGDALTVSGCPVLWPLPIAGKRWYPIGPPKGMRFRAGSWVELKVLMPVFMLLGGIGGASALGFI
- a CDS encoding DUF3516 domain-containing protein; protein product: MTLIDQLPPNADPDALFEAFSSWAEDQGITLYPAQEEALIEVVSGANVILSTPTGSGKSLVAAGAHFTALAQDKVTFYTAPIKALVSEKFFDLCKLFGTENVGMLTGDASVNADAPVICCTAEVLASIALRDGKYADIGQVVMDEFHFYAEPDRGWAWQIPLLELPQAQFVLMSATLGDVKRFEEDLTRRTGRPTSVVRSATRPVPLSYEYVTTPITDTITELLETRQAPVYIVHFTQAQAVERAQSLMSINMCTREEKDKIADLIGNFRFTTKFGQNLSRYVRHGIGVHHAGMLPKYRRLVEKLAQAGLLKVICGTDTLGVGVNVPIRTVLFTALTKYDGSRVRTLRAREFHQIAGRAGRAGFDTAGYVVAQAPEHVIENEKALAKAGDDPKKRRKVVRKKAPEGFVAWSDTTFEKLIAADPEPLTSRFKVTNIMLLSVIARPGDAFQAMRHLLEDNHEPRKAQLRHIRRAIAIYRSLLDGGVVEKLDAPDAEGRTIRLTVDLQQDFALNQPLSTFALASFDLLDPESPSYALDMVSVVESTLDDPRQILAAQQNKERGIAVGAMKADGVEYEERMERLQDVTYPKPLEELLFHAYDVYSKSHPWVRDHPVSPKSIIRDMYERAMTFTEFTSFYELARTEGIVLRYLASAYKALDHTIPDDLKSEDLQDLIAWLGELVRQVDSSLLDEWEQLANPEVETAEQAQEKADQVKPVTANARAFRVLVRNAMFRRVELAALDHVDQLGELDGESGWDADAWGEAMDAYWDEYDDLGTGPDARGPKLLQIEEDPAHGLWRVRQTFADPNGDHGWGISAEVDLAASDEEGRAIIRLTSVGELGVL
- a CDS encoding acyl-CoA thioesterase II — translated: MTNPAERLVDLLDLEQIEVNIFRGASPQESLQRVFGGQVAGQALVAAGRTTESDRPVHSLHAYFLRPGIPGVPIVYQVERVRDGRSFTTRRVTAVQQGKTIFNLTASFHHPEEGSIEHQLPPRLDFPHPDTLPKVADEIREHLGALPEALERMARRQPFDIRYTDRLRWTPEELKDADPRSAVWMRAVGPLGDDPLVHTCALTYASDMTLLDAVRIPVEPLWGMRGFDMASLDHAMWFHRPFRADEWFLYDQESPIAHGGRGLARGRIYDVEGRLLVSVVQEGLFRPYAENAAKPAVSPQ